In the Rissa tridactyla isolate bRisTri1 unplaced genomic scaffold, bRisTri1.patW.cur.20221130 scaffold_518, whole genome shotgun sequence genome, CAAAGCAGCTGCGGGGCGCAATTTGCGTATTAATTACCTCCTTAATTAAGCACCTCCTGCTATTAATAACTCCCGGTCGCGCTTCCCGGCATGACTTCTTCCCAAATCCGATtcctccttccccgccccgccccggatGGAATCCCCGTTAACGAATCACTCCCCTCCCCGCGGCTAATTAAcgcttggtggggggggggggagattggCGTTAATTACCGGGAAGTAACGAACTTGAtatccgtccgtccgtctgtccagACGTCGCCTTCCTGGCTTTCTTCTTCAAACGCTTGGAGCCGAACCGGAGCGGGCGTTACGAAGCGGAATTCCCTTTCCTCTCGCCCTGCGGCCGGGAACGGAATTTCTTGCGGTGCGAAGATCGTCCTATCGTTTTTACTCAAATCCTGCCGGATTCCGGACACCACGGATGGCTCCTCTCCTACTGCGGTGGCGGCGAACGTTTGGCCGTCCCGTTCCAACCGGAAAATTTAATGATGTCGCCGGAAAACGGGCGGCTTTATCACCCGGCGCCGGCTAAAACGGGAGGCGTGGGGTTGGTGCGTTCGGCGTTGGCGTCGGAATGGAGTCCCGGCTTCCAATTCGGCCGAGGGCCGGAACAGCCCCCCACTCATTTTTTTTGGGAAGGGCGACGTTATCGGCTCACCGAGGAATTGCTGCCGTTGCTGCGGGgcggaggagagggggaagagccGGCTGGCCCCGTCACCCCCCCCGCAGGGATGAGTTGGggacccacccccccccccaaaaaactgtCCCTGTCGCCCCCCACGCTGAGCTAAAGACCCCCCCCGCCGTCTCCGTCACCCCGTGCCAGACCCAAATTGGGGAcccccccggctgtccccgtCACCGACGGGATGGAACTGAGCGAGGGACCCCCCCAAAACCGTCCCCATCGCCCCCACGCTGAGCTAAAGACCCCCCCGCCGTCCCTGTCACCCCGCACCAGACCCAaattggggaccccccccggctgtccccgtCACCGACAGGATGGAACTGAGCGAGGGACCCCCAAAACCGTCCCCGTCACCCCCACGCTGAGCTAAAGAccccccccggctgtccccaACGCCCCACGCCAGACCCAaattggggacccccccccggctgtccccgtCACCGACGGGATGGAACTGAGCGAGGGACCCCCAAAACCGTCCCCGTCACCCCCACGCTGAGCTAAAGAccccccccggctgtccccaACGCCCCACGCCAGACCCAaattggggaccccccccccggctgtccccgtCACCGACGGGATGGAACTGAGCGAGGGACCCCCAAAACCGTCCCCGTCACCCCCACGCTGAGCTAAAGAccccccccagctgtccccaaCGCCCCACGCCAGACCCAaattggggacccccccccccggctgtccccgtCACCGACAGGACGGGGCCgagctggggacccccccagccatCCTCACACCAGGGCTCAGCTGGGGACCCCAAAACTGTCCCCGTCACCCCCACGCTGAGCTaaagacccccccccccgccgtccccgTCACCCCACGCCAGACCCAaattggggacccccccccccggctgtccccgtCACCGACGGGACGGGGCCgagctggggacccccccaaGCCATCCCCATCACCCCCGAAGCGATGGGACAGGGTCGatttggggacacacacacatccccaccccccccacccccaaggcatccccgtcaccccccccaccGCGTGGGTGCTGCCGccgtggggggcagcgggggggggggggacgacgacagaCCCCCATTAATTtgtggaataataaaaaaaaaaaaagagctttatcTCGCGGCCGAGCTGTTTGGGAGGCGCCGGGCACCCCCCGGggacgtggggtacggggggggatttggggcagggggtcggggggggcaggTATTTCTCAAGCGGTTTCCCAGCGTTAATTAACAAACGAGTGCCTTTAACGAGCGCCCCAAGCTGGGGGCCGCCGCGGGTGCCGCA is a window encoding:
- the CUNH8orf82 gene encoding UPF0598 protein C8orf82 homolog → MRLPPSLRFRLGSGTLGAAGAGPGAVPEVGAVAGARYRQGQSPTPRTREYFYYIDHQGQLFLDDTKVKNFITCFKDVAFLAFFFKRLEPNRSGRYEAEFPFLSPCGRERNFLRCEDRPIVFTQILPDSGHHGWLLSYCGGGERLAVPFQPENLMMSPENGRLYHPAPAKTGGVGLVRSALASEWSPGFQFGRGPEQPPTHFFWEGRRYRLTEELLPLLRGGGEGEEPAGPVTPPAGMSWGPTPPPKKLSLSPPTLS